In Athene noctua chromosome 8, bAthNoc1.hap1.1, whole genome shotgun sequence, a genomic segment contains:
- the EIF4G1 gene encoding eukaryotic translation initiation factor 4 gamma 1 isoform X7 — MNKAPQPTGGAPTAPHPAPSPGLPQPTFPPGQTAPVVFNPAPTSQMNTPSQPRQHFYQNRAQPPASASRVQSNTTARPGPPAHVYPAASQVMMIPSQISYTPSQGAYYIPGQGRSTYVVPTQQYPVQPGAPSFYPGASPTEFGTYAGAYYPAQGVQQFPAGVPTAQVIVSQQPPIPPKRERKTIRIRDPNQGGKDITEEIMSGARTSSTPTPPQAGSGLEPQANGETPHVAVIVRPDDRPKPALVVSKPVSLEPSKSASPSPPPPLIPEVEPVVLSAVTLVPMEPPVDVDTKVEQGEAPPDPHKTFSAITTVPGAVELPLVPAPNMDTVAVAAEEGEEEEEEEVEEEVAAIPLPEPTLQAPVPPEASPVPIVPPMPAVPPVPAAPSPPPVVPQAPEAPAKPASPSPPPPREEPCPEPAAEPAAEANGVLEEVPEPVPEVPVCQLVPAPTLDSPIAQPEELPLPNGVEGTSRAEPSEEQPESDVSPISEPEELAQASTPASPPAEEEEEESEGPGEAQERSSSPAPAPSQTSEATAQVAVSVPKKKRRMKELNKKEAVGDLLDAFKESQISDSASEAENKPPASAPARETEDVAPARPQEESEETWEEKEDKLAPEKGKAADQKYRYKEEQWKPLNPEEKKRYDREFLLGFQFIFASMQKPEGLPQITDVVLDKANKTPLRALDPIRLSGMNCSPDFTPSFANLGRPVMGNRGLPSGLGPRRSQQSQRKEPRKIIATVSLNEDVKLNKAEKAWKPSSKRASEEEDPENIKTQELLRRVRSILNKLTPQMFQQLMKQVMELSIDTEERLKGVIDLVFEKAISEPNFSVAYANMCRCLMGLKVPTTDKPTVTVNFRKLLLNRCQKEFEKDKDDDEIFEKRQKEMDDASAPEEKARMKDELEEARDKARRRSLGNIKFIGELFKLKMLTEAIMHDCVVKLLKNHDEESLECLCRLLTTIGKDLDFEKAKPRMDQYFNQMEKIIKEKKTSSRIRFMLQDVIDLRRNSWVPRRGDQGPKTIDQIHKEAEMEEHREHIKVQQLMSKDKRRGPPGPSSSSGRGSLVADDGWNTVPISKGNRPIDTSRLTKITKPGSIDSNNQLFAPGGRLSWGKGSSGGSGAKPADSASDSGRPATSTLNRFSALQQSTPAESLESRRVVQRSSSSRDRSEKAGERGERESRSEKGSDRLERPDRGERADRNRSALTKRSFSKETEDRSREREKQGVPEAVRKAASMTEERDRSRETIKQEPAPPAASPKPALSEEELEKKSKAIIEEYLHINDMKEALQCVQELGSPSSLYIFVQNGIESTLERSTISREHMGVLLCQLVKAGTLSKEQYYKGLREILEIAEDMEIDIPHIWLYLAELITPILQEEGIPMEELFREITKPLVPIGKATTLLVEVLGLLCKGMSQKTAGKLWRDGGLSWKEFLPEDQDVNKFVTEQKLEYTMGDSSDTPSRKELTSEELYKQMDKLLKENPNNQRIYDWIEANLSEQQVSSNTFIRALMTSVCHSAIIFENPYRVDAVVIRNQAKLLQKYLRDEQKELQALYALQALVVKLDQPPNLLRMFFDALYDEDVIKEEAFYKWESSKDLAEQQGKGVALKSVTAFFTWLREAEDESDNN; from the exons ATGAACAAAGCTCCACAGCCCACAGGAGGAGCCCCGACAGCCCCGCACCCTGCCCCTTCTCCCGGACTGCCGCAG ccGACGTTCCCACCCGGTCAGACGGCACCTGTGGTTTTTAACCCGGCACCGACCTCACAAATGAATACGCCTTCTCAGCCGCGCCAG CATTTCTACCAGAACAGGGCGCAGCCTCCCGCCAGCGCGTCCCGTGTGCAGAGTAACAcgacggcccggcccggcccccctgCCCATGTGTATCCGGCTGCTTCCCAGGTGATGATGATACCCTCCCAGATATCCTACACACCTTCCCAAGGAGCCTATTACATTCCCGGACAG GGTCGCTCCACGTACGTCGTCCCAACCCAACAGTACCCAGTCCAGCCCGGCGCCCCTAGTTTTTACCCTGGAGCCAGCCCCACAGAGTTCGGGACTTACG cgGGTGCTTATTACCCGGCACAGGGGGTGCAGCAGTTCCCAGCAGGGGTTCCCACTGCCCAGGTCATTGTGAGCCAGCAGCCGCCGATCCCCCCAAAACGAGAACGCAAGACG ATTCGGATACGAGACCCCAACCAAGGTGGCAAAGACATCACTGAAGAAATCATGTCCGGAGCAAGAACCTCATCTACCCCCACCCCTCCACAG GCTGGAAGTGGTTTGGAGCCCCAGGCCAATGGAGAGACCCCCCACGTAGCAGTTATTGTCCGGCCAG ATGACCGCCCGAAGCCTGCGCTGGTGGTGAGCAAGCCCGTCTCCCTGGAGCCCAGCAAGTCGGCATCCCCGtcgcctccccctcccctcatCCCCGAGGTGGAGCCTGTGGTGCTCTCGGCCGTGACGCTGGTGCCAATGGAGCCCCCCGTGGACGTGGACACTAAAGTGGAGCAGGGCGAGGCGCCGCCCGACCCGCACAAGACGTTTAGCGCCATCACTACAGTGCCAGGGGCTGTGGAGCTGCCCCTCGTGCCCGCGCCCAACATGGACACGGTGGCTGTGGCCgcggaggagggggaggaggaggaggaggaggaggtggaggaggaggtcGCTGCCATTCCCCTCCCAGAGCCCACCCTGCAGGCGCCTGTGCCCCCCGAGGCGTCGCCGGTGCCCATTGTCCCCCCAATGCCAGCCGTGCCCCCGGTGCCGGCCGCGCCATCGCCGCCACCCGTTGTACCGCAGGCCCCTGAAGCACCTGCCAAACCCGCTTCCCCCAGTCCCCCACCGCCCCGGGAAGAGCCCTGCCCTGAGCCTGCTGCCGAGCCTGCTGCCGAGGCCAATGGGGTCTTAGAGGAGGTGCCCGAGCCGGTCCCCGAGGTGCCCGTGTGCCAGCTGGTGCCCGCGCCCACCCTGGACTCCCCCATCGCCCAGCCTGAAGAGCTGCCCCTGCCCAATGGGGTGGAGGGGACCAGCAGAGCGGAGCCGAGCGAGGAGCAACCTGAATCGGATGTCAGCCCCATCTCGGAGCCCGAGGAGCTGGCCCAGGCCAGcacccctgcctcccccccagcagaggaggaggaggaggagagcgaaGGCCCGGGTGAGGCCCAGGAGCGGAGCTcaagcccagcccctgccccttcGCAGACCTCGGAGGCGACCGCACAAG tcGCCGTGTCGGTGCCAAAGAAGAAGCGAAGGATGAAGGAGCTGAACAAGAAGGAGGCAGTAGGTGATTTGCTGGATGCCTTTAAAGAG TCTCAGATCAGTGACAGTGCCTCGGAGGCGGAGAACAAGCCCCCCGCGTCCGCCCCTGCCCGTGAAACGGAGGACGTGGCCCCTGCCCGTCCACAGGAAGAGTCAGAGGAGAcgtgggaggagaaggaggacaaGCTGGCCCCAGAGAAGGGCAAGGCTGCTGACCAGAAGTACCGCTACAAGGAAG AGCAATGGAAGCCACTGAACCCTGAGGAGAAAAAGCGATATGACCGGGAGTTCCTGCTGGGCTTCCAGTTCATCTTTGCCAGCATGCAGAAACCTGAGGGGCTTCCCCAGATCACGGACGTGGTGCTGGACAAG GCCAACAAGACCCCACTGCGGGCCCTTGACCCCATCCGCCTCAGCGGCATGAACTGCAGCCCTGACTTCACCCCCTCCTTCGCCAACCTCGGCCGGCCTGTCATGGGCAACCGGGGCCTG CCCTCAGGGTTGGGTCCCCGCCGCTCCCAGCAGAGCCAGAGGAAGGAGCCCCGCAAAATCATTGCCACTGTGTCCCTCAATGAGGATGTCAAGCTGAACAAGGCCGAGAAGGCCTGGAAACCCAGCAGCAAGCGTGCCTCCGAGGAGGAGGATCCTGAGAACATCAAGACGCag GAACTGCTCCGCCGTGTCCGCAGCATCCTCAACAAGCTGACACCCCAGATGTTCCAGCAGCTGATGAAGCAGGTGATGGAGTTGTCCATCGACACGGAGGAGCGGCTCAAGGGTGTCATCGACCTTGTCTTCGAGAAGGCCATCTCGGAGCCAAACTTCTCTGTTGCCTATGCTAACATGTGCCGTTGCCTTATGGGG CTCAAAGTGCCCACAACAGACAAGCCCACGGTGACTGTGAACTTCCGCAAGCTGCTGCTCAACCGCTGCCAGAAGGAGTTTGAGAAGGACAAGGACGATGATGAGATCTTTGAGAAGCGGCAGAAGGAGATGGACGACGCCAGTGCT cccgagGAGAAGGCGCGCATGAAGGACGAGCTGGAGGAGGCGCGGGACAAGGCCCGCCGGCGATCCCTGGGCAACATCAAGTTCATTGGAGAGCTCTTCAAACTGAAGATGTTGACGGAGGCCATCATGCACGACTGTGTGGTGAAGCTGCTCAAAAACCATGATGAGGAGTCTCTTGAGTGCCTTTGTCGCCTACTTACCACCATTGGCAAGGACTTGGACTTTGAGAAGGCCAAG CCCAGAATGGACCAGTACTTCAATCAGATGGAGAAGATCATCAAAGAGAAGAAGACATCATCCCGAATCCGTTTCATGCTGCAGGATGTGATTGACCTCAGACGG AATAGCTGGGTACCCCGGCGAGGAGACCAGGGCCCCAAAACCATCGACCAGATCCACAAGGAAGCAGAGATGGAGGAGCATCGGGAACACATCAAAGTGCAGCAGCTCATGTCAAAGGACAAGAGGAGAGGACCCCCTGGGCCGTCCTCCAGCA GTGGGCGTGGGAGCCTGGTCGCAGATGATGGCTGGAACACGGTGCCCATCAGCAAGGGCAACCGGCCCATCGACACCAGCCGGCTAACAAAGATCACCAAG cctggatCCATCGACTCCAACAACCAGCTCTTTGCACCGGGTGGGCGACTGAGCTGGGGCAAAGGCAGCAGCGGAGGGTCTGGCGCAAAGCCTGCAGATTCAG CATCTGATTCAGGGCGACCAGCCACGAGCACCTTGAACCGCTTCTCAGCGCTCCAGCAGTCAACTCCCGCCGAGAGCCTGGAGTCCCGCCGCGTGGTGCAGAG gagcagctccagccGTGACAGGTCAGAGAaggctggggagagaggggagcgGGAGTCGCGTTCGGAGAAGGGCAGCGACCGCCTGGAGCGTCCTGACCGGGGGGAGCGGGCAGACAGGAACAGGTCTGCCCTCACCAAGAGGAGCTTCAGCAAAGAGACAGAGGACAGGAGCCGAGAACGGGAGAAGCAGGGTGTCCCCGAGGCCGTGCGCAAGGCTGCGAGCATGACAGAGGAACGGGACAGGAGCCGAGAGACCA TTAAGCAAGAgccagcacctcctgcagcaTCCCCCAAGCCCGCGCTGTCggaagaggagctggagaagaAATCCAAGGCGATCATAGAGGAATACCTGCACATCAATGACATGAAG GAGGCCTTGCAGTGcgtgcaggagctgggcagccccTCCTCGCTCTACATCTTCGTGCAGAACGGCATCGAGTCCACGCTGGAGAGGAGCACCATCTCCCGCGAGCACATGGGGGTCCTGCTGTGCCAGCTGGTGAAGGCGGGCACACTCTCCAAGGAACAGTACTACAAAGG gcTGCGGGAGATCCTGGAGATCGCGGAAGACATGGAGATCGACATCCCTCACATCTGGCTGTACCTGGCTGAACTCATCACCCCCATCCTGCAAGAGGAAGGCATTCCCATGGAGGAGCTGTTCAG GGAGATAACAAAGCCCCTGGTGCCCATCGGGAAGGCCACCACGCTGCTGGTCGAGGTGCTGGGCTTGTTGTGCAAGGGCATG AGCCAGAAAACCGCAGGCAAGCTGTGGCGGGACGGGGGCCTGAGCTGGAAGGAATTCCTGCCTGAGGACCAGGATGTCAACAAATTTGTCACAGAGCAG AAATTGGAGTACACGATGGGGGATAGCTCGGACACACCGAGCCGCAAGGAGCTGACCTCGGAGGAGCTGTACAAACAAATGGACAAACTGCTGAAGGAGAACCCGAACAACCAAAGAATATATGACTGGATTGAG gccAACCTGAGTGAGCAGCAGGTCTCGTCCAACACCTTTATCAGGGCCCTGATGACGTCCGTGTGCCACTCGGCCATCATCT TCGAGAACCCCTACCGTGTGGATGCCGTGGTCATCCGCAACCAAGCCAAGCTGCTGCAGAAGTACCTGCGGGACGAGCAGAAGGAGCTCCAGGCGCTCTACGCCCTGCAAGCCTTGGTGGTGAAATTGGACCAGCCTCCCA ACCTGCTACGGATGTTCTTTGACGCCCTCTACGATGAGGATGTTATCAAGGAGGAAGCTTTCTACAAGTGGGAGTCCAGCAAGGACCTGGCTGAGCAGCAGGGCAAAGGGGTGGCTCTCAAATCGGTGACAGCCTTTTTCACCTGGCTCCGGGAAGCTGAGGACGAGTCGGATAACAACTGA
- the EIF4G1 gene encoding eukaryotic translation initiation factor 4 gamma 1 isoform X1, giving the protein MNKAPQPTGGAPTAPHPAPSPGLPQPTFPPGQTAPVVFNPAPTSQMNTPSQPRQFPAGPRAIHQQGGFRSLQHFYQNRAQPPASASRVQSNTTARPGPPAHVYPAASQVMMIPSQISYTPSQGAYYIPGQGRSTYVVPTQQYPVQPGAPSFYPGASPTEFGTYAGAYYPAQGVQQFPAGVPTAQVIVSQQPPIPPKRERKTIRIRDPNQGGKDITEEIMSGARTSSTPTPPQAGSGLEPQANGETPHVAVIVRPDDRPKPALVVSKPVSLEPSKSASPSPPPPLIPEVEPVVLSAVTLVPMEPPVDVDTKVEQGEAPPDPHKTFSAITTVPGAVELPLVPAPNMDTVAVAAEEGEEEEEEEVEEEVAAIPLPEPTLQAPVPPEASPVPIVPPMPAVPPVPAAPSPPPVVPQAPEAPAKPASPSPPPPREEPCPEPAAEPAAEANGVLEEVPEPVPEVPVCQLVPAPTLDSPIAQPEELPLPNGVEGTSRAEPSEEQPESDVSPISEPEELAQASTPASPPAEEEEEESEGPGEAQERSSSPAPAPSQTSEATAQVAVSVPKKKRRMKELNKKEAVGDLLDAFKESQISDSASEAENKPPASAPARETEDVAPARPQEESEETWEEKEDKLAPEKGKAADQKYRYKEEQWKPLNPEEKKRYDREFLLGFQFIFASMQKPEGLPQITDVVLDKPCVPSQANKTPLRALDPIRLSGMNCSPDFTPSFANLGRPVMGNRGLPSGLGPRRSQQSQRKEPRKIIATVSLNEDVKLNKAEKAWKPSSKRASEEEDPENIKTQELLRRVRSILNKLTPQMFQQLMKQVMELSIDTEERLKGVIDLVFEKAISEPNFSVAYANMCRCLMGLKVPTTDKPTVTVNFRKLLLNRCQKEFEKDKDDDEIFEKRQKEMDDASAPEEKARMKDELEEARDKARRRSLGNIKFIGELFKLKMLTEAIMHDCVVKLLKNHDEESLECLCRLLTTIGKDLDFEKAKPRMDQYFNQMEKIIKEKKTSSRIRFMLQDVIDLRRNSWVPRRGDQGPKTIDQIHKEAEMEEHREHIKVQQLMSKDKRRGPPGPSSSSGRGSLVADDGWNTVPISKGNRPIDTSRLTKITKPGSIDSNNQLFAPGGRLSWGKGSSGGSGAKPADSASDSGRPATSTLNRFSALQQSTPAESLESRRVVQRSSSSRDRSEKAGERGERESRSEKGSDRLERPDRGERADRNRSALTKRSFSKETEDRSREREKQGVPEAVRKAASMTEERDRSRETIKQEPAPPAASPKPALSEEELEKKSKAIIEEYLHINDMKEALQCVQELGSPSSLYIFVQNGIESTLERSTISREHMGVLLCQLVKAGTLSKEQYYKGLREILEIAEDMEIDIPHIWLYLAELITPILQEEGIPMEELFREITKPLVPIGKATTLLVEVLGLLCKGMSQKTAGKLWRDGGLSWKEFLPEDQDVNKFVTEQKLEYTMGDSSDTPSRKELTSEELYKQMDKLLKENPNNQRIYDWIEANLSEQQVSSNTFIRALMTSVCHSAIIFENPYRVDAVVIRNQAKLLQKYLRDEQKELQALYALQALVVKLDQPPNLLRMFFDALYDEDVIKEEAFYKWESSKDLAEQQGKGVALKSVTAFFTWLREAEDESDNN; this is encoded by the exons ATGAACAAAGCTCCACAGCCCACAGGAGGAGCCCCGACAGCCCCGCACCCTGCCCCTTCTCCCGGACTGCCGCAG ccGACGTTCCCACCCGGTCAGACGGCACCTGTGGTTTTTAACCCGGCACCGACCTCACAAATGAATACGCCTTCTCAGCCGCGCCAG tTTCCAGCAGGGCCTCGGGCTATTCACCAGCAG GGAGGATTCAGGTCTCTTCAG CATTTCTACCAGAACAGGGCGCAGCCTCCCGCCAGCGCGTCCCGTGTGCAGAGTAACAcgacggcccggcccggcccccctgCCCATGTGTATCCGGCTGCTTCCCAGGTGATGATGATACCCTCCCAGATATCCTACACACCTTCCCAAGGAGCCTATTACATTCCCGGACAG GGTCGCTCCACGTACGTCGTCCCAACCCAACAGTACCCAGTCCAGCCCGGCGCCCCTAGTTTTTACCCTGGAGCCAGCCCCACAGAGTTCGGGACTTACG cgGGTGCTTATTACCCGGCACAGGGGGTGCAGCAGTTCCCAGCAGGGGTTCCCACTGCCCAGGTCATTGTGAGCCAGCAGCCGCCGATCCCCCCAAAACGAGAACGCAAGACG ATTCGGATACGAGACCCCAACCAAGGTGGCAAAGACATCACTGAAGAAATCATGTCCGGAGCAAGAACCTCATCTACCCCCACCCCTCCACAG GCTGGAAGTGGTTTGGAGCCCCAGGCCAATGGAGAGACCCCCCACGTAGCAGTTATTGTCCGGCCAG ATGACCGCCCGAAGCCTGCGCTGGTGGTGAGCAAGCCCGTCTCCCTGGAGCCCAGCAAGTCGGCATCCCCGtcgcctccccctcccctcatCCCCGAGGTGGAGCCTGTGGTGCTCTCGGCCGTGACGCTGGTGCCAATGGAGCCCCCCGTGGACGTGGACACTAAAGTGGAGCAGGGCGAGGCGCCGCCCGACCCGCACAAGACGTTTAGCGCCATCACTACAGTGCCAGGGGCTGTGGAGCTGCCCCTCGTGCCCGCGCCCAACATGGACACGGTGGCTGTGGCCgcggaggagggggaggaggaggaggaggaggaggtggaggaggaggtcGCTGCCATTCCCCTCCCAGAGCCCACCCTGCAGGCGCCTGTGCCCCCCGAGGCGTCGCCGGTGCCCATTGTCCCCCCAATGCCAGCCGTGCCCCCGGTGCCGGCCGCGCCATCGCCGCCACCCGTTGTACCGCAGGCCCCTGAAGCACCTGCCAAACCCGCTTCCCCCAGTCCCCCACCGCCCCGGGAAGAGCCCTGCCCTGAGCCTGCTGCCGAGCCTGCTGCCGAGGCCAATGGGGTCTTAGAGGAGGTGCCCGAGCCGGTCCCCGAGGTGCCCGTGTGCCAGCTGGTGCCCGCGCCCACCCTGGACTCCCCCATCGCCCAGCCTGAAGAGCTGCCCCTGCCCAATGGGGTGGAGGGGACCAGCAGAGCGGAGCCGAGCGAGGAGCAACCTGAATCGGATGTCAGCCCCATCTCGGAGCCCGAGGAGCTGGCCCAGGCCAGcacccctgcctcccccccagcagaggaggaggaggaggagagcgaaGGCCCGGGTGAGGCCCAGGAGCGGAGCTcaagcccagcccctgccccttcGCAGACCTCGGAGGCGACCGCACAAG tcGCCGTGTCGGTGCCAAAGAAGAAGCGAAGGATGAAGGAGCTGAACAAGAAGGAGGCAGTAGGTGATTTGCTGGATGCCTTTAAAGAG TCTCAGATCAGTGACAGTGCCTCGGAGGCGGAGAACAAGCCCCCCGCGTCCGCCCCTGCCCGTGAAACGGAGGACGTGGCCCCTGCCCGTCCACAGGAAGAGTCAGAGGAGAcgtgggaggagaaggaggacaaGCTGGCCCCAGAGAAGGGCAAGGCTGCTGACCAGAAGTACCGCTACAAGGAAG AGCAATGGAAGCCACTGAACCCTGAGGAGAAAAAGCGATATGACCGGGAGTTCCTGCTGGGCTTCCAGTTCATCTTTGCCAGCATGCAGAAACCTGAGGGGCTTCCCCAGATCACGGACGTGGTGCTGGACAAG CCCTGTGTACCTTCGCAGGCCAACAAGACCCCACTGCGGGCCCTTGACCCCATCCGCCTCAGCGGCATGAACTGCAGCCCTGACTTCACCCCCTCCTTCGCCAACCTCGGCCGGCCTGTCATGGGCAACCGGGGCCTG CCCTCAGGGTTGGGTCCCCGCCGCTCCCAGCAGAGCCAGAGGAAGGAGCCCCGCAAAATCATTGCCACTGTGTCCCTCAATGAGGATGTCAAGCTGAACAAGGCCGAGAAGGCCTGGAAACCCAGCAGCAAGCGTGCCTCCGAGGAGGAGGATCCTGAGAACATCAAGACGCag GAACTGCTCCGCCGTGTCCGCAGCATCCTCAACAAGCTGACACCCCAGATGTTCCAGCAGCTGATGAAGCAGGTGATGGAGTTGTCCATCGACACGGAGGAGCGGCTCAAGGGTGTCATCGACCTTGTCTTCGAGAAGGCCATCTCGGAGCCAAACTTCTCTGTTGCCTATGCTAACATGTGCCGTTGCCTTATGGGG CTCAAAGTGCCCACAACAGACAAGCCCACGGTGACTGTGAACTTCCGCAAGCTGCTGCTCAACCGCTGCCAGAAGGAGTTTGAGAAGGACAAGGACGATGATGAGATCTTTGAGAAGCGGCAGAAGGAGATGGACGACGCCAGTGCT cccgagGAGAAGGCGCGCATGAAGGACGAGCTGGAGGAGGCGCGGGACAAGGCCCGCCGGCGATCCCTGGGCAACATCAAGTTCATTGGAGAGCTCTTCAAACTGAAGATGTTGACGGAGGCCATCATGCACGACTGTGTGGTGAAGCTGCTCAAAAACCATGATGAGGAGTCTCTTGAGTGCCTTTGTCGCCTACTTACCACCATTGGCAAGGACTTGGACTTTGAGAAGGCCAAG CCCAGAATGGACCAGTACTTCAATCAGATGGAGAAGATCATCAAAGAGAAGAAGACATCATCCCGAATCCGTTTCATGCTGCAGGATGTGATTGACCTCAGACGG AATAGCTGGGTACCCCGGCGAGGAGACCAGGGCCCCAAAACCATCGACCAGATCCACAAGGAAGCAGAGATGGAGGAGCATCGGGAACACATCAAAGTGCAGCAGCTCATGTCAAAGGACAAGAGGAGAGGACCCCCTGGGCCGTCCTCCAGCA GTGGGCGTGGGAGCCTGGTCGCAGATGATGGCTGGAACACGGTGCCCATCAGCAAGGGCAACCGGCCCATCGACACCAGCCGGCTAACAAAGATCACCAAG cctggatCCATCGACTCCAACAACCAGCTCTTTGCACCGGGTGGGCGACTGAGCTGGGGCAAAGGCAGCAGCGGAGGGTCTGGCGCAAAGCCTGCAGATTCAG CATCTGATTCAGGGCGACCAGCCACGAGCACCTTGAACCGCTTCTCAGCGCTCCAGCAGTCAACTCCCGCCGAGAGCCTGGAGTCCCGCCGCGTGGTGCAGAG gagcagctccagccGTGACAGGTCAGAGAaggctggggagagaggggagcgGGAGTCGCGTTCGGAGAAGGGCAGCGACCGCCTGGAGCGTCCTGACCGGGGGGAGCGGGCAGACAGGAACAGGTCTGCCCTCACCAAGAGGAGCTTCAGCAAAGAGACAGAGGACAGGAGCCGAGAACGGGAGAAGCAGGGTGTCCCCGAGGCCGTGCGCAAGGCTGCGAGCATGACAGAGGAACGGGACAGGAGCCGAGAGACCA TTAAGCAAGAgccagcacctcctgcagcaTCCCCCAAGCCCGCGCTGTCggaagaggagctggagaagaAATCCAAGGCGATCATAGAGGAATACCTGCACATCAATGACATGAAG GAGGCCTTGCAGTGcgtgcaggagctgggcagccccTCCTCGCTCTACATCTTCGTGCAGAACGGCATCGAGTCCACGCTGGAGAGGAGCACCATCTCCCGCGAGCACATGGGGGTCCTGCTGTGCCAGCTGGTGAAGGCGGGCACACTCTCCAAGGAACAGTACTACAAAGG gcTGCGGGAGATCCTGGAGATCGCGGAAGACATGGAGATCGACATCCCTCACATCTGGCTGTACCTGGCTGAACTCATCACCCCCATCCTGCAAGAGGAAGGCATTCCCATGGAGGAGCTGTTCAG GGAGATAACAAAGCCCCTGGTGCCCATCGGGAAGGCCACCACGCTGCTGGTCGAGGTGCTGGGCTTGTTGTGCAAGGGCATG AGCCAGAAAACCGCAGGCAAGCTGTGGCGGGACGGGGGCCTGAGCTGGAAGGAATTCCTGCCTGAGGACCAGGATGTCAACAAATTTGTCACAGAGCAG AAATTGGAGTACACGATGGGGGATAGCTCGGACACACCGAGCCGCAAGGAGCTGACCTCGGAGGAGCTGTACAAACAAATGGACAAACTGCTGAAGGAGAACCCGAACAACCAAAGAATATATGACTGGATTGAG gccAACCTGAGTGAGCAGCAGGTCTCGTCCAACACCTTTATCAGGGCCCTGATGACGTCCGTGTGCCACTCGGCCATCATCT TCGAGAACCCCTACCGTGTGGATGCCGTGGTCATCCGCAACCAAGCCAAGCTGCTGCAGAAGTACCTGCGGGACGAGCAGAAGGAGCTCCAGGCGCTCTACGCCCTGCAAGCCTTGGTGGTGAAATTGGACCAGCCTCCCA ACCTGCTACGGATGTTCTTTGACGCCCTCTACGATGAGGATGTTATCAAGGAGGAAGCTTTCTACAAGTGGGAGTCCAGCAAGGACCTGGCTGAGCAGCAGGGCAAAGGGGTGGCTCTCAAATCGGTGACAGCCTTTTTCACCTGGCTCCGGGAAGCTGAGGACGAGTCGGATAACAACTGA